A window from Candidatus Omnitrophota bacterium encodes these proteins:
- the amt gene encoding ammonium transporter — translation MDTKVVLDTLWVLVTGMLVFFMNLGFAMVEAGFARVKNCVNILSKNFIVFAIASIGFLAVGYGLMFGDGNPFIGLKGLFFLGGLDNSPATGEAYKGVYTALAWTGVPLLAKFFFQLVFAGTAATIVSGAVAERIKYISFIVFSFILVMLIYPIVGHWIWGGGFLATMGMFDFAGSTVVHSVGGWAALAGVLVLGPRFGKYTDSGKINPIPGHNIPIATIGTFVLWLGWFGFNPGSTMAADPVAIAHICITTNTAAAAAILSATLLSWILSGKPDLGMTLNGCLAGLVAITASCAFVSIGSSVIIGLIAGVLVVLAVMGFDRIKLDDPVGALSVHLVNGVFGTICVGLFAQDKLTGTATGNGLFFGGGTKLLMAQLAGVLACGAFVFIASFITWKLIKVTIGLRVSLQEEIDGLDIGEHGNSAYPEFLTRKPAYSFSGLNEDKS, via the coding sequence ATGGATACAAAAGTTGTTCTTGATACGCTGTGGGTTTTAGTTACGGGAATGCTCGTGTTTTTTATGAATCTTGGATTTGCGATGGTGGAGGCGGGTTTTGCCAGGGTGAAGAATTGCGTGAATATCTTATCAAAGAACTTTATAGTCTTCGCCATAGCCTCGATCGGATTCCTTGCCGTAGGGTATGGGCTTATGTTTGGCGATGGTAACCCGTTTATAGGTCTGAAGGGACTGTTTTTCTTAGGAGGATTGGACAATTCGCCAGCAACAGGCGAGGCTTATAAAGGAGTATATACCGCGTTAGCTTGGACAGGGGTTCCGTTATTGGCAAAATTCTTTTTCCAACTTGTTTTTGCCGGAACGGCCGCTACGATAGTATCCGGCGCCGTAGCTGAAAGAATAAAGTACATTTCCTTTATAGTGTTTTCGTTTATTCTGGTTATGCTTATATACCCGATAGTAGGACATTGGATATGGGGCGGCGGATTTTTGGCAACAATGGGAATGTTCGATTTTGCCGGTTCTACAGTAGTTCACTCAGTTGGCGGATGGGCCGCTTTAGCAGGAGTCCTGGTCTTAGGCCCCAGATTTGGAAAATATACGGATAGTGGCAAGATAAATCCGATACCAGGGCACAATATACCTATAGCAACTATCGGAACGTTTGTGTTGTGGCTTGGCTGGTTCGGCTTTAATCCCGGCTCCACTATGGCCGCCGACCCTGTTGCAATAGCCCACATATGCATTACTACTAATACGGCGGCCGCGGCGGCAATATTGAGCGCGACGCTCTTGTCGTGGATATTATCAGGTAAACCGGATCTTGGTATGACACTTAATGGTTGCCTGGCAGGACTTGTGGCGATAACAGCCTCATGCGCTTTTGTAAGTATCGGAAGTTCCGTGATAATAGGCCTGATAGCCGGTGTTTTAGTAGTCCTTGCGGTTATGGGTTTTGACAGAATTAAATTAGACGATCCCGTGGGCGCTTTATCGGTCCACCTGGTAAACGGTGTTTTCGGTACCATATGCGTAGGATTGTTCGCGCAGGATAAGCTTACAGGTACGGCCACAGGGAACGGGTTGTTCTTTGGCGGCGGAACCAAACTGCTTATGGCGCAATTGGCAGGCGTCCTGGCATGCGGAGCGTTTGTTTTCATAGCGTCTTTTATCACTTGGAAGCTTATAAAAGTTACGATCGGCCTTAGGGTGAGTTTGCAAGAAGAGATAGATGGGCTGGATATAGGTGAACATGGTAATTCCGCTTATCCGGAATTTTTGACCCGAAAACCGGCATATTCATTTTCGGGCTTGAATGAAGATAAGTCCTAA
- a CDS encoding outer membrane beta-barrel protein, whose amino-acid sequence MNRLKSFAIISLLMAGMIAGSVCVYADETGSIKEIVSAESSSSVSTPEVVSAPDQGLLMTILDKVGLGKYLNQTGIKIYGYAEAGYMYDTTAPQPYAGPTYLAFDSLRNTPVVNKISLKAERTVDAAKKQFDIGFCLQGIWGYDAKFIHSAGLGDTQTGRYQLDPLQAYVDVALPYIPVKIRVGKWLELGGFEQFDANLYGAFGDPMRAFYSYSYQCFYAEPGTQTGLLGTYVVNPHLTLDLGFSEGWNHSSRNPNGYLDIIGRITYAPTDKTTIIFAMTEGPEYPVAVGRGLPDADTKDWWTSMDLVITHKLTDKISLGTGVDFVNAPRIPGLENGSKQWGGITGYLSYAINQYATANGRLEWFNDSSYGFATGAGIGANYYETTLGAAIKPFPKDKILSNMLFRPEVRIDWADEAVFAKGDRSQVTLAGDVLFTF is encoded by the coding sequence ATGAATAGATTAAAAAGTTTTGCAATTATCAGCTTGTTGATGGCCGGTATGATTGCCGGCTCTGTCTGTGTGTATGCCGACGAGACGGGCAGTATAAAGGAAATAGTATCAGCAGAATCGTCCTCATCTGTGTCTACGCCGGAGGTCGTGTCTGCGCCGGACCAGGGACTCCTGATGACTATCCTGGATAAGGTAGGGTTAGGGAAGTACTTAAATCAGACGGGCATTAAAATCTATGGTTACGCCGAAGCCGGATATATGTACGATACGACGGCTCCGCAACCTTACGCCGGGCCGACATATTTGGCTTTTGACAGTTTAAGAAATACGCCGGTTGTAAATAAGATATCATTAAAAGCGGAAAGAACAGTTGACGCCGCTAAAAAACAATTTGACATAGGGTTTTGTTTGCAAGGTATATGGGGCTATGATGCGAAATTTATTCATTCGGCAGGTCTTGGCGATACCCAGACAGGCCGGTATCAGCTTGACCCGCTTCAGGCTTATGTGGATGTAGCGCTTCCTTATATTCCCGTGAAAATTCGCGTAGGAAAATGGTTAGAGCTCGGAGGATTTGAACAGTTTGATGCTAATCTCTATGGGGCGTTTGGCGATCCGATGCGGGCCTTCTACTCTTATAGTTATCAGTGTTTTTACGCGGAGCCTGGCACTCAAACAGGCCTTCTCGGCACATATGTAGTAAACCCTCATCTGACCTTAGATTTAGGATTTTCAGAAGGCTGGAACCACTCTTCGCGTAATCCTAACGGTTATCTGGATATAATAGGAAGAATTACCTACGCGCCAACGGATAAGACGACAATAATATTTGCGATGACAGAAGGCCCGGAATATCCTGTCGCAGTAGGGCGAGGATTGCCTGATGCGGATACTAAGGACTGGTGGACCTCCATGGATCTCGTGATAACTCACAAGCTTACCGATAAGATTAGCTTAGGTACAGGCGTGGATTTTGTAAACGCTCCGCGTATACCGGGATTAGAAAACGGTTCCAAGCAATGGGGGGGTATAACCGGATATTTGAGTTATGCAATCAATCAATATGCAACAGCGAATGGGCGTTTAGAATGGTTTAATGACTCGTCATACGGATTTGCCACCGGCGCCGGAATAGGCGCAAATTATTATGAGACTACCTTGGGAGCCGCTATAAAACCGTTCCCTAAAGATAAGATTCTGTCGAATATGTTATTCAGGCCGGAAGTAAGAATAGACTGGGCCGATGAGGCGGTTTTCGCCAAAGGCGATAGAAGCCAGGTAACATTAGCAGGAGACGTTCTATTCACTTTCTAG
- a CDS encoding P-II family nitrogen regulator, whose product MKKIEAVIRPEKLDAVRQALEKVDCGGLMISEIEGHGKQKGVVQQWRGEKYRMELLPKMKVDVVVNDKDVDSIIKTIIKAAKTGEVGDGKIFISDIQDAVRIRTGEKGETAV is encoded by the coding sequence ATGAAAAAAATAGAAGCTGTTATACGACCCGAGAAACTCGATGCAGTCCGACAAGCCCTGGAAAAGGTCGATTGTGGCGGACTCATGATCAGTGAGATCGAAGGACATGGCAAACAGAAGGGCGTTGTACAGCAGTGGCGTGGAGAAAAATACAGGATGGAGCTGCTTCCAAAAATGAAAGTCGACGTAGTAGTGAATGATAAAGATGTAGATTCAATAATTAAAACTATAATAAAAGCCGCGAAAACCGGAGAAGTGGGTGACGGGAAGATATTTATTTCGGATATACAGGATGCCGTACGTATCCGAACGGGAGAAAAAGGCGAAACGGCTGTTTAA
- a CDS encoding acetate/propionate family kinase, with the protein MKSKKQVNILVLNCGSSSLKYKIIRMPDGAEIVRGEAERVGAKTRESSIITHFVFGKKTVIETPLADHSAALKKVLELIADNEKKNKDIRFDIFAHRYVHPGMSFSKTAKVNKVVLRKLKETLPLAAIHNPIIYKLIEFCHRSYVGIDQFVVFDTVFHKTIPPEFSTYALPLKVMKKYHIKKIGFHGISHKYVMEEACKFLGKDKSFQKIISCHLGSGGSSICAISNGKSVNNSMGFTPLEGLMMNTRCGDIDPGAVFYIMFKERFSSEETENILNNKSGILGVFNSSSDLRDAIKDIDKSKQAKMAFNMYVRRVRTYVAFYAMILKKADILIFTDSLGIGSPVLRKSICKDMGFLGINLDEEKNKEYDKGISVISPADSGTKVLIIPTDEENMIAKEAYKELIKNDSGY; encoded by the coding sequence ATGAAATCTAAGAAACAGGTTAATATCCTTGTGCTTAATTGCGGGAGCTCGTCCCTGAAGTATAAAATAATAAGAATGCCGGATGGGGCCGAGATCGTACGCGGGGAAGCCGAAAGAGTAGGCGCTAAAACTCGAGAGTCTTCTATTATTACGCATTTTGTTTTTGGTAAAAAAACAGTGATTGAAACGCCGCTTGCGGATCATTCCGCGGCTCTTAAAAAAGTGCTTGAGTTGATAGCCGATAACGAAAAAAAGAACAAAGATATAAGGTTTGATATTTTTGCGCACAGGTATGTTCACCCGGGTATGTCATTTAGTAAGACCGCGAAGGTTAACAAGGTTGTTTTGAGAAAATTGAAAGAGACATTGCCGCTTGCGGCTATCCATAATCCGATAATCTACAAATTAATAGAATTTTGTCACCGTTCATACGTCGGTATAGACCAGTTTGTAGTATTCGATACCGTTTTTCATAAGACGATCCCGCCGGAATTTTCTACCTACGCGCTTCCTTTAAAAGTTATGAAGAAATATCATATAAAAAAAATAGGTTTTCATGGCATATCCCACAAATACGTTATGGAGGAAGCGTGTAAATTTTTAGGTAAAGATAAATCTTTTCAGAAAATAATAAGCTGTCATTTAGGCTCGGGCGGCTCGAGTATTTGCGCGATTAGCAATGGAAAATCTGTTAATAATTCCATGGGATTTACTCCGCTCGAAGGCTTGATGATGAATACCCGTTGCGGGGATATCGATCCCGGGGCGGTTTTTTACATAATGTTCAAAGAACGTTTTTCTTCGGAAGAAACCGAAAATATCCTTAATAATAAAAGCGGCATCTTGGGTGTATTCAATAGCTCATCCGATCTTAGGGATGCTATTAAGGATATCGACAAAAGTAAACAGGCCAAAATGGCATTCAATATGTATGTACGCCGGGTAAGGACGTATGTGGCATTTTACGCCATGATCCTGAAGAAAGCGGATATTTTGATATTCACAGATTCGCTTGGCATAGGATCTCCGGTATTGCGTAAAAGTATTTGTAAGGATATGGGGTTTTTAGGGATTAACCTTGACGAAGAAAAGAACAAAGAATACGATAAAGGCATAAGTGTTATTTCGCCTGCCGATTCCGGCACAAAAGTTCTTATAATTCCCACAGACGAAGAAAATATGATCGCAAAAGAAGCATACAAGGAGCTGATAAAAAATGATTCCGGTTATTGA
- a CDS encoding NAD-dependent malic enzyme yields MAEIEKHSHKIAKKIRFRIPDVPGALGALALGLGTEEVTLGDIARVHLTSNYVVRDITAFFDDEEHFLKAMTAVKKLKGYKMLGVQNEVLNLHKGGKIEIKPRVKFETLNDLRMIYTPGVAQVCNYIVAHPDEAKKYTSIGNTVCIATNGSAVLGLGDIGVLAAMPVMEGKSIILNKMGGVSCIPLLLESADADVIVNTLSCVAETFGAIMIEDVKAPLCFEIEQRLQKKVRIPVFHDDQHGTATVILASLIKALRITKKRKEKVNIVINGAGAAGIATAKLLLEYGFKNIVLCDRAGAIYKGRTNDMNGFKKEIALITNKRREKGALKDVFKGKDVFIGLSAPGLVTKEMVKTMNKRPVIFAMANPVPEIWPKDAEEAGAAIAMDGRTVNNALVFPGIMRGTLDSRAREVTSCMKFAAAETVASLAGKNEVVPNFMNTAVHKSVAKAVFFAASRGK; encoded by the coding sequence ATGGCGGAAATAGAAAAGCATTCACATAAGATCGCAAAAAAGATAAGGTTCAGGATACCGGATGTCCCCGGAGCGCTTGGCGCCCTCGCGCTTGGACTTGGCACGGAAGAGGTTACTTTAGGCGACATAGCCCGGGTGCATCTTACCTCTAATTATGTAGTGAGGGATATTACCGCGTTTTTTGATGACGAGGAACATTTTCTTAAAGCAATGACTGCCGTCAAAAAACTCAAAGGTTATAAGATGCTGGGTGTGCAGAATGAGGTTTTAAATTTACACAAAGGCGGAAAGATAGAGATAAAGCCCCGCGTGAAGTTCGAGACCCTAAATGATCTGCGCATGATATATACTCCCGGCGTTGCGCAGGTATGTAATTATATAGTTGCGCATCCTGACGAGGCGAAAAAATATACATCCATAGGCAATACCGTATGTATCGCGACGAATGGCTCGGCAGTACTGGGGCTTGGGGATATCGGTGTTCTGGCCGCGATGCCTGTAATGGAAGGCAAGTCGATCATACTTAATAAGATGGGTGGCGTGAGCTGTATCCCGCTGTTATTGGAAAGCGCCGATGCAGATGTAATAGTTAATACGCTCTCCTGTGTCGCGGAAACATTCGGCGCTATCATGATAGAGGATGTTAAGGCGCCTCTTTGTTTTGAGATAGAGCAAAGGTTGCAGAAGAAAGTCAGGATACCGGTATTCCATGACGATCAGCATGGCACCGCCACCGTTATATTGGCCTCATTGATCAAGGCGCTTAGAATCACCAAGAAGAGGAAAGAGAAAGTAAATATCGTGATAAACGGCGCTGGCGCGGCCGGCATTGCCACGGCGAAGCTTCTTTTGGAATATGGTTTTAAGAACATAGTGCTGTGCGACAGGGCCGGAGCTATATATAAAGGCAGAACGAACGACATGAACGGATTTAAAAAAGAGATTGCCCTCATCACTAACAAGCGCAGGGAAAAAGGCGCTCTGAAGGATGTATTTAAAGGTAAAGATGTTTTTATAGGCCTATCGGCACCCGGGCTCGTTACAAAAGAAATGGTAAAAACCATGAATAAACGGCCGGTCATTTTCGCAATGGCTAATCCTGTGCCGGAAATATGGCCGAAAGACGCCGAAGAAGCGGGGGCCGCTATCGCGATGGATGGCCGGACGGTAAACAATGCGCTTGTGTTCCCTGGAATCATGCGCGGTACGCTCGACTCGCGTGCTCGCGAAGTAACCAGTTGCATGAAATTTGCCGCCGCCGAAACGGTCGCGTCATTAGCCGGCAAAAATGAAGTTGTTCCGAATTTCATGAATACCGCCGTGCATAAAAGCGTGGCAAAAGCCGTATTCTTCGCCGCGTCGCGGGGAAAATAA
- a CDS encoding GAF domain-containing protein, whose protein sequence is MANIKDKRSNITLSQEIKILRRIVEITNSELDLKLILGEIVNVVNDITKADSVFIYLFDEKKRHLVLIASKTPHKKEIGSVNLKIGEGIAGWVARENKPVAIQKNAYQDSRFKNFDALPEDKYEALLSVPIIYKGRPTGVINVQHKKPHEYAVNTVSLISIIAKQVGGVIENARLHEEDKRKALQFDSLTKVSRSITSQGYLGEILNLIVVVTAKMLNSKICSIMLLDQKGDELAIKATQSLSEEYKKKPNIKVNTSISGETITTKKPIVIYDVRSEKKYHFRDLAVKENLTSMLSVPMVVRDKAIGIINVYTIERHLFTQEEIDILQMVANQAAVAVENTKLMEDALKAKEALEVRKMVERAKGILMRQSKISEDEAYRIIHRKSMDTCKPMREIAEAIILAWDMKKQ, encoded by the coding sequence ATGGCAAATATAAAAGATAAAAGATCTAATATTACTCTTTCTCAGGAAATTAAGATCCTGAGAAGAATCGTTGAGATCACGAATTCCGAGCTTGACCTAAAATTAATTCTTGGAGAGATCGTTAATGTTGTTAACGATATAACCAAAGCGGATTCTGTTTTTATCTATCTATTTGATGAGAAAAAGCGGCATCTGGTTCTTATCGCTTCAAAAACTCCGCATAAAAAAGAGATAGGTAGCGTGAATCTTAAAATAGGAGAAGGCATTGCGGGCTGGGTCGCTCGCGAGAATAAGCCTGTCGCCATACAAAAAAATGCTTATCAGGATTCACGGTTTAAAAATTTTGACGCACTGCCGGAGGATAAATATGAGGCGCTTCTTTCTGTTCCTATCATTTATAAAGGAAGGCCTACGGGAGTTATTAATGTCCAACATAAAAAGCCGCACGAATATGCCGTAAATACTGTTAGCTTAATCTCGATCATAGCTAAACAGGTAGGCGGTGTTATTGAAAATGCCAGATTACATGAAGAGGATAAGAGAAAGGCCCTGCAATTCGACAGCTTAACCAAGGTAAGCAGGTCTATTACTTCACAAGGGTATTTAGGCGAGATCTTGAACCTTATCGTTGTTGTTACGGCTAAAATGCTTAATTCTAAAATCTGTTCTATCATGCTTCTTGATCAAAAAGGTGATGAGCTGGCTATTAAAGCTACCCAGAGCTTGAGCGAAGAGTATAAAAAGAAGCCAAATATAAAAGTGAATACCAGTATAAGTGGAGAGACTATAACAACCAAAAAACCCATTGTAATCTATGATGTCCGGAGTGAGAAAAAATACCATTTTAGGGATTTAGCGGTTAAAGAAAATCTTACATCGATGCTGTCGGTACCTATGGTCGTAAGAGATAAAGCGATAGGCATTATTAATGTTTATACAATAGAGCGACACTTATTCACGCAAGAGGAAATCGATATATTGCAAATGGTGGCGAATCAGGCGGCTGTGGCGGTTGAAAATACAAAACTGATGGAAGATGCGTTAAAAGCCAAAGAAGCGTTGGAAGTGCGAAAGATGGTGGAGCGGGCAAAAGGTATACTGATGAGACAGTCGAAGATAAGCGAAGATGAGGCATACAGGATAATCCATCGTAAGAGTATGGATACATGCAAGCCGATGCGTGAGATTGCCGAGGCGATTATTTTGGCTTGGGATATGAAAAAGCAGTAG
- a CDS encoding type 1 glutamine amidotransferase, producing the protein MSGRILIIKHVEIEGAGTIERFFQNTDWSLATLDFTAGGFPPDDLNDIKAIISMGGPMNVYEEADYPFLRDEDLFLKKAIKKEIPILGICLGAQLLAKACGAEVRKAPEKEMGWHRIELTADGEKDPFFAGLSKELEVFQWHEDAFDIPKSAVCLANSKSCHNQAFRFGKNAYGLQFHIEVTPAIIGSWVKEYIKDEKERLVAKDMLIDAYEKREAFEKQANMVYLNFAKIMAGFTK; encoded by the coding sequence ATGTCAGGACGGATATTGATCATAAAGCATGTTGAAATCGAAGGTGCGGGCACCATTGAGCGTTTTTTTCAAAATACTGATTGGTCGCTTGCGACACTCGATTTTACCGCCGGAGGCTTTCCTCCGGACGATCTTAATGATATCAAAGCGATAATATCTATGGGCGGCCCTATGAATGTTTATGAAGAAGCCGATTATCCTTTTTTGAGGGACGAGGATCTGTTCTTGAAAAAAGCCATCAAGAAAGAGATCCCGATTCTGGGGATATGCTTAGGTGCTCAATTACTGGCGAAGGCCTGCGGCGCGGAAGTAAGGAAGGCTCCGGAGAAAGAAATGGGTTGGCATAGGATAGAATTAACGGCTGATGGAGAAAAGGATCCGTTTTTTGCCGGATTATCCAAGGAACTCGAAGTATTTCAATGGCATGAAGATGCATTTGATATTCCGAAAAGCGCGGTGTGCCTGGCTAATTCTAAATCCTGTCATAATCAGGCGTTTAGATTTGGTAAAAATGCTTATGGCTTACAATTTCACATAGAAGTTACGCCGGCCATAATAGGATCATGGGTAAAAGAATATATAAAAGATGAAAAAGAACGTCTTGTCGCCAAGGATATGCTGATAGACGCATATGAAAAAAGAGAGGCGTTTGAAAAACAGGCTAACATGGTATATTTAAATTTCGCAAAGATCATGGCGGGTTTTACTAAATAG
- the glnA gene encoding type I glutamate--ammonia ligase gives MNKKKTLKKEVKLANPLINGSFNEKAARGVLKLIKEKNIQIIDLKFNDLPGLWQHFSIPAREMLNMEDITRSIWVDGIGFDGSSIRGFQKIQESDMILIPDPDTAVVDPVCEVPTLSIICDIYDPLTRKAYTRDPRYIAKKAEKYLNTTGIADTIYFGPEAEFFIFNDIRFDQTENSGYYFIDSQEADWNTGRIENPNLGYKIRFKEGYFPVPPNDSIQDLRSRMILKMIESGINVEVHHHEVATAGQCEIDMRFDKLTKMGDSLLLYKYIVKNMAKKAGMVATFMPKPLFADNGSGMHCHQSLWKDGVNLFYDKKGYALLSQTAKYYIGGLLKHANSLMAFCAPTTNSYKRLVPGYEAPVNLVYSARNRSAAVRIPMYSDSPKSKRIEFRPPDPACNGYLAFSAMLMAGLDGIQNKIDPGNPTDTDLFDLNEEELSRIPTVPSSLRRAVDALEADHEYLLKGGVFTKDVIDVWLEYKRKKEIDPVRMRPHPYEFYLYFDI, from the coding sequence ATGAATAAGAAAAAAACATTAAAAAAAGAGGTCAAGTTGGCAAACCCGCTTATAAACGGCTCATTTAATGAAAAGGCCGCAAGGGGTGTGTTGAAATTAATCAAAGAGAAGAACATCCAGATAATCGATCTGAAATTTAACGACCTGCCTGGCCTGTGGCAGCATTTTTCCATACCCGCGAGGGAAATGCTGAATATGGAGGATATTACGAGATCTATCTGGGTCGACGGCATCGGTTTCGACGGTTCTTCGATACGAGGTTTTCAGAAGATACAGGAATCGGACATGATACTGATACCGGATCCGGATACTGCTGTGGTCGATCCGGTATGTGAAGTGCCGACTTTAAGTATCATATGCGATATTTATGATCCGTTAACGAGAAAAGCTTATACGCGCGATCCCCGGTATATAGCTAAGAAAGCGGAAAAATATCTAAACACAACAGGCATAGCCGATACGATTTATTTTGGCCCCGAAGCCGAGTTCTTCATCTTTAATGATATCCGTTTCGACCAGACGGAGAATTCCGGATACTACTTTATAGATTCTCAAGAAGCCGATTGGAACACCGGAAGGATAGAAAATCCGAATCTTGGATATAAGATTCGTTTTAAGGAAGGTTATTTTCCTGTACCGCCGAATGATTCTATCCAGGATTTAAGAAGCAGAATGATCCTCAAGATGATAGAGTCGGGTATAAATGTGGAAGTGCACCATCATGAAGTTGCGACAGCCGGGCAGTGCGAAATAGATATGAGATTTGATAAACTGACAAAAATGGGCGACAGCCTCCTGCTGTATAAGTATATAGTAAAGAATATGGCGAAAAAAGCCGGGATGGTGGCAACCTTTATGCCGAAGCCGCTTTTTGCGGATAACGGATCCGGCATGCACTGCCATCAAAGCTTGTGGAAAGACGGAGTAAATCTGTTTTACGATAAAAAAGGTTATGCGTTATTAAGCCAGACGGCAAAGTATTATATAGGAGGGTTGCTTAAGCACGCAAACTCACTTATGGCTTTTTGCGCGCCGACGACCAATTCATACAAGCGCTTAGTCCCGGGCTATGAAGCTCCGGTAAATCTGGTCTATTCAGCAAGAAACCGGTCGGCCGCGGTTAGAATACCTATGTATTCCGATAGTCCTAAATCAAAGAGAATAGAATTCCGCCCACCCGATCCTGCCTGTAACGGATATCTGGCATTCAGCGCGATGTTGATGGCAGGTCTCGACGGTATCCAAAATAAGATAGATCCGGGGAACCCGACAGATACGGACCTGTTTGACTTAAATGAAGAAGAGCTTTCGAGAATCCCAACGGTGCCGTCATCCCTGAGGCGCGCGGTCGATGCGCTTGAGGCGGATCATGAATATCTGTTAAAAGGCGGCGTGTTTACAAAAGACGTTATCGACGTGTGGCTTGAATACAAGAGAAAGAAAGAGATAGATCCGGTCAGGATGAGACCGCATCCGTATGAGTTCTATTTATATTTCGATATATAG
- a CDS encoding SLC13 family permease: protein MSAGGDNIGGHNIIYMVNAILYYVIGIIATVWASSFLGLTAKQLMAIGGFSSIFFGAIFFWRHRLVFAFFGVGMLLTLGLLDVPHVIEFAGIDIVLFLISMMIIIGFLEEKQFFEHLVNKLIALVGTNGHLLFILLMVASFASAALVDEITSILFMSAAMLNLTSRFKLNPIPFIIMIVFATNVGSSATVIGNPVGVIIALRSGLGFMEFLRWAAPISLVVLVVTIGLFYIYYARPIRQFNEAFKAHKKEMAGKAVLLEGAHLYKKAFIPGILFACVILGLVFHAGIEHFFALEKNTMLLGSAILGACAALALHKNEARGLVEKRIDWWTLAFFLFLFASVGTLKYQGITGVLAHRIMEVAGNNVPALVSIFIWASGALTSVIDNVLAVSTFVPIVKDIGTAGVHSPSLWWAILFGSTILGNLTIIGSTANMVAVGVMERRKLGQISFLEWLKAGVVVAIPSLIVAHLLILAQLKWMVK from the coding sequence GTGTCCGCCGGTGGGGATAACATCGGCGGACACAACATAATTTATATGGTCAATGCAATATTATATTACGTAATCGGCATTATCGCGACTGTGTGGGCATCGTCTTTTTTGGGGCTTACCGCAAAGCAGTTGATGGCAATAGGCGGGTTCTCTTCTATATTTTTCGGAGCTATTTTTTTCTGGCGCCATCGTCTTGTGTTCGCATTCTTCGGAGTGGGCATGCTTTTAACATTGGGCCTACTGGACGTACCACACGTGATCGAATTTGCCGGCATCGACATTGTCCTGTTCCTGATATCAATGATGATAATCATAGGATTTCTCGAAGAGAAGCAATTTTTTGAACACCTTGTTAATAAATTGATAGCGCTTGTAGGGACTAATGGCCATCTCCTTTTTATCCTTTTGATGGTAGCATCCTTCGCTTCAGCCGCTCTTGTAGATGAGATAACCTCTATATTATTTATGAGTGCCGCAATGCTCAATCTTACTTCGCGGTTTAAACTAAACCCTATTCCATTCATCATTATGATAGTTTTCGCGACAAATGTTGGTTCGAGCGCGACCGTAATAGGCAATCCCGTAGGGGTAATAATCGCACTAAGGAGCGGACTCGGTTTTATGGAATTCCTGCGGTGGGCGGCGCCTATATCACTCGTGGTTCTGGTTGTTACCATCGGGCTTTTCTATATATATTATGCCAGACCCATTCGACAGTTCAATGAAGCTTTTAAAGCTCACAAGAAAGAAATGGCAGGCAAGGCCGTACTTCTGGAAGGCGCTCATCTTTATAAGAAAGCCTTTATCCCGGGCATCCTTTTTGCGTGCGTGATACTTGGGCTTGTCTTTCATGCCGGGATAGAGCATTTTTTTGCTCTGGAAAAGAATACGATGCTTCTCGGAAGCGCGATACTGGGCGCATGCGCCGCACTCGCACTTCATAAAAACGAGGCGCGGGGCCTGGTAGAAAAACGCATCGACTGGTGGACGCTCGCCTTCTTTTTATTTCTGTTCGCATCTGTAGGTACATTAAAATATCAGGGCATAACCGGTGTATTGGCCCATAGAATAATGGAAGTTGCAGGAAATAATGTCCCCGCTTTGGTAAGTATATTTATATGGGCATCGGGTGCGCTTACTTCCGTTATAGATAATGTGCTGGCCGTGTCGACCTTCGTTCCTATAGTTAAGGATATAGGGACTGCCGGAGTGCATTCGCCTTCGCTGTGGTGGGCGATACTGTTTGGCTCTACAATACTCGGTAATTTAACCATAATAGGCAGTACCGCCAATATGGTGGCTGTAGGCGTTATGGAACGGCGTAAGCTTGGCCAGATAAGTTTTTTAGAATGGTTAAAGGCGGGGGTCGTTGTGGCGATCCCATCTCTTATCGTTGCGCACCTACTGATCCTTGCGCAATTGAAGTGGATGGTTAAATAA